The following proteins come from a genomic window of Paenibacillus spongiae:
- a CDS encoding helix-turn-helix transcriptional regulator has product MKINNEQNHSVRWGRDGADFGVPQLETIGFDDLKKALMLTEHYHKDCYEFVIMEKGRASWVVGEEIHETRTGEVFHTLPNEKHRGSFDVIEPCRLWWVMLNVQQRDEDGRWLGLSRPEELSLLHLLQKVRRVTQPGTQVVRSLRRIKQTMEQGSNLPALNIRLALLDLLLSLTDIRERKETSPELIQSMDIILREMTLRPEWNPRLHKLEAIANVSPSYFHHIFQEHTGLTPKGYMEHIKISEAVRLLKDTEMSVTEIALRLGYSSSQHFATAFGRAIGQTPTQWRGLNRYSEKKRLKSE; this is encoded by the coding sequence ATGAAAATAAATAATGAACAGAACCATTCCGTGCGATGGGGACGAGACGGCGCAGATTTTGGAGTACCGCAATTGGAGACGATCGGATTCGACGATTTGAAGAAAGCGCTAATGCTTACGGAGCATTATCATAAAGACTGTTATGAATTCGTCATTATGGAGAAAGGAAGGGCCAGCTGGGTCGTAGGCGAAGAAATCCATGAGACGCGGACAGGGGAAGTGTTCCATACCCTCCCGAACGAGAAGCATCGCGGATCATTCGATGTGATTGAGCCATGCCGATTGTGGTGGGTTATGCTCAATGTGCAGCAGCGCGATGAAGACGGAAGATGGCTCGGTTTAAGCAGGCCGGAGGAATTGAGCTTGCTTCATCTGCTGCAGAAGGTTCGGCGTGTAACACAACCGGGGACACAGGTTGTCCGAAGCTTACGCCGAATAAAGCAGACGATGGAGCAAGGCAGCAATCTGCCCGCCTTAAACATTCGGCTGGCGCTCTTGGATTTGCTGTTAAGCCTCACCGATATACGGGAGCGCAAGGAGACTTCCCCGGAATTGATTCAAAGCATGGATATCATCCTGCGCGAAATGACGTTAAGACCGGAATGGAATCCACGGCTTCATAAACTGGAAGCGATTGCCAACGTAAGCCCTTCCTATTTCCATCATATATTTCAAGAGCACACGGGACTTACGCCTAAAGGCTACATGGAGCACATTAAAATATCGGAAGCAGTGAGACTGTTGAAGGATACGGAGATGTCTGTCACAGAGATCGCATTGCGGCTGGGCTACAGTTCATCACAGCATTTTGCCACTGCTTTCGGAAGAGCGATAGGCCAAACGCCCACTCAGTGGAGGGGACTAAACCGTTATTCTGAAAAAAAACGACTAAAATCAGAATAG
- a CDS encoding ferredoxin, translating to MAKYTCVDKDTCIACGACGAAAPDIFDYDDEGLAHVIFEGDDNRGIASIDKNLWEELQDAQDSCPTDSIKISDKPFS from the coding sequence ATGGCCAAATATACATGCGTGGACAAGGATACTTGCATTGCATGCGGAGCATGCGGGGCTGCGGCGCCCGATATTTTCGACTACGACGATGAGGGTTTGGCTCACGTTATCTTCGAGGGAGACGATAATCGCGGGATCGCGTCGATTGATAAGAATTTGTGGGAAGAGCTGCAGGATGCGCAAGATAGCTGCCCGACCGATTCAATCAAGATTTCTGACAAACCGTTCTCTTAA
- a CDS encoding nitrite reductase, producing the protein MGGKVKIAISPVIQLGGSVFTPNQLVQIGNIIGTDAKVEMTNFKQLYAEVPIEQKEAIKEELERNGLEVNPAGVVTKSLIACNFCKGAEEAGLETAKALNKAIAGIEMPAPLKIGYAGCALGTSEPLIKDIGVVKMRDKFNIYVGGEPKGLKTSFAKLLRSGIAEDQLVPAVTAIIDFYKEHAKGKEKFSKFVDRISLEQLQRIAE; encoded by the coding sequence ATGGGGGGAAAAGTCAAAATTGCTATAAGCCCAGTGATTCAACTTGGCGGCAGTGTATTCACGCCAAACCAACTTGTTCAAATCGGCAATATTATAGGAACAGATGCTAAAGTGGAAATGACCAACTTCAAGCAGCTCTATGCAGAAGTGCCGATCGAACAAAAGGAAGCAATCAAGGAAGAACTTGAGCGTAATGGTCTTGAAGTGAATCCTGCGGGGGTTGTAACCAAGAGTCTGATCGCCTGCAATTTCTGTAAAGGTGCTGAAGAAGCGGGACTTGAAACAGCAAAAGCCTTGAATAAAGCAATAGCTGGCATTGAAATGCCTGCACCGCTTAAGATTGGATACGCCGGTTGTGCGTTAGGTACCAGTGAACCGCTGATAAAGGATATCGGCGTTGTCAAAATGCGTGATAAATTTAACATTTATGTTGGCGGTGAACCAAAGGGGCTTAAAACCTCCTTCGCGAAGCTGCTTCGTTCAGGAATCGCGGAAGATCAGCTTGTTCCCGCTGTTACGGCCATCATTGATTTTTATAAGGAGCATGCAAAAGGCAAGGAAAAGTTCAGCAAATTCGTGGATCGGATTTCGCTTGAGCAGCTGCAACGGATCGCAGAATAA
- a CDS encoding heavy metal translocating P-type ATPase, producing the protein MTCAACANRIEKGLNKMEGVSSANVNFALEKANVTYDPAKVDRKNLEETIKKLGYGTVTEVAQFNLEGMTCAACANKIEKGLSKLPGVTNATVNFAMETARVEYSSGNVSIEEMQNKVKKLGYKAIIKQENQNAGDHRLNEIRQQKRKLLISAIFSLPLLWTMVAHFSFTSWIYMPDFLMNPWVQLILATPVQFYIGKQFYVGAYKALRNRSANMDVLIALGTSAAYFYSLYLTLDWYAMGDSMHHGPSLYYETSAILITLVILGKVFEANAKGRTSEAIKSLMGLQAKTALVIRDGKELTIPVDEVIVGDVVLVRPGDKVPVDGEVLEGVSSVDESMLTGESLPVEKKAGDAVIGATINKNGILRIKATKVGKETALAQIIKVVEEAQGSKAPIQRVADIISGVFVPIVVGIAVIAFLVWYFFVTPGDFAGALEKAIAILVIACPCALGLATPTSIMAGSGRAAELGILFKGGEHLEQTHKIDAIILDKTGTVTKGKPELTDVLAEGNESEFLRLVGAAEKNSEHPLAEAIVVGIQERNVELPRTESFEAIPGFGIKAVVEGKQLLIGTRRLMEKYGVNAKAAYEPMSRLEEAGKTAMLVAIDNQYAGMVAVADTIKETSKAAVSRLKEMGIQVIMITGDNERTAKAIAAQVGIDHVRAEVLPEGKAEEVKKLQAQGKKVAMVGDGINDAPALATADIGMAIGTGTDVAMEAADVTLMRGDLSSIPDAIYLSRKTMRNIKQNLVWALGYNTLGIPIAAIGLLAPWVAGGAMALSSVSVVLNALRLQRVKVRH; encoded by the coding sequence ATGACTTGCGCCGCTTGCGCAAACCGAATTGAGAAAGGCCTCAATAAAATGGAGGGGGTCTCTTCCGCTAACGTAAACTTTGCTTTGGAAAAAGCGAATGTAACGTACGATCCGGCAAAAGTGGATAGGAAGAATCTAGAGGAGACCATTAAAAAGCTTGGATACGGCACAGTTACGGAAGTTGCACAGTTTAACCTCGAAGGCATGACGTGCGCTGCTTGTGCCAACAAAATCGAAAAGGGACTAAGCAAGTTGCCAGGCGTTACAAATGCAACTGTAAACTTCGCGATGGAAACGGCGCGCGTGGAATATTCATCGGGCAACGTGTCGATCGAGGAGATGCAAAACAAGGTCAAAAAGCTTGGCTATAAAGCCATTATCAAGCAGGAGAATCAAAATGCAGGCGACCATCGCCTTAATGAAATACGCCAGCAGAAACGGAAGTTGTTAATTTCGGCGATTTTCTCCTTACCGCTGTTATGGACGATGGTTGCTCACTTTTCGTTCACCTCATGGATATACATGCCGGATTTCCTGATGAATCCTTGGGTTCAACTTATTTTGGCCACTCCGGTGCAATTTTATATTGGTAAACAGTTTTATGTAGGCGCATATAAGGCGCTGCGCAATCGCAGTGCGAATATGGACGTTCTGATTGCACTTGGAACCTCGGCTGCTTATTTCTACAGCCTGTACTTGACCCTCGATTGGTATGCGATGGGTGACAGCATGCATCATGGACCGTCCTTGTACTACGAGACAAGTGCGATTCTGATTACGTTGGTCATTTTGGGGAAAGTTTTCGAAGCAAACGCGAAAGGCCGGACCTCCGAAGCGATTAAATCCTTGATGGGGCTGCAAGCGAAAACGGCTTTGGTTATTCGCGATGGTAAAGAGCTGACGATTCCGGTTGATGAAGTCATCGTAGGGGATGTCGTTCTTGTCCGTCCGGGGGATAAAGTGCCGGTGGATGGGGAAGTGCTTGAGGGCGTGTCATCGGTAGACGAATCCATGCTTACGGGCGAAAGTCTCCCTGTGGAGAAGAAAGCCGGAGATGCGGTCATCGGGGCCACGATCAACAAAAACGGTATTCTTCGGATTAAAGCAACGAAAGTCGGTAAGGAAACGGCGCTTGCGCAAATTATTAAAGTTGTGGAAGAAGCGCAAGGCTCCAAAGCGCCAATTCAACGGGTAGCGGATATAATCTCGGGTGTATTTGTTCCAATTGTCGTTGGCATCGCAGTCATTGCTTTCCTGGTGTGGTATTTCTTCGTCACGCCCGGTGATTTCGCAGGAGCTTTGGAAAAAGCAATTGCCATTCTTGTCATTGCCTGCCCATGTGCGCTTGGATTGGCAACCCCGACATCGATCATGGCGGGATCGGGACGCGCGGCTGAACTCGGTATTTTGTTCAAGGGCGGAGAACATCTGGAGCAAACGCATAAGATCGATGCGATCATTCTCGACAAAACCGGTACGGTTACAAAAGGCAAGCCGGAATTGACAGATGTATTAGCAGAAGGCAACGAGTCGGAATTCCTCAGACTAGTCGGCGCAGCTGAGAAAAATTCGGAGCATCCGCTTGCTGAAGCGATCGTAGTAGGCATCCAGGAAAGAAATGTCGAGCTGCCGAGAACAGAATCGTTCGAAGCCATTCCGGGATTCGGAATCAAGGCCGTTGTAGAAGGGAAACAATTGCTGATTGGTACACGCCGACTAATGGAAAAGTATGGGGTTAACGCGAAGGCTGCGTACGAACCGATGTCTCGTTTAGAGGAGGCGGGCAAAACCGCCATGCTGGTTGCGATTGATAACCAGTATGCAGGTATGGTTGCGGTGGCGGATACAATTAAGGAAACGTCGAAGGCTGCAGTGAGTCGTCTGAAAGAGATGGGGATTCAGGTCATCATGATCACAGGCGACAATGAACGGACGGCCAAGGCAATCGCGGCTCAGGTGGGCATTGACCATGTACGCGCTGAGGTTCTGCCTGAAGGTAAAGCGGAAGAAGTGAAAAAACTACAAGCACAAGGCAAAAAAGTGGCGATGGTCGGAGACGGTATTAACGATGCGCCTGCCCTTGCGACGGCAGACATTGGTATGGCAATCGGTACAGGGACAGATGTAGCCATGGAGGCTGCAGATGTCACCCTTATGCGCGGCGACCTGTCGAGCATTCCCGATGCGATATATCTGAGCCGCAAGACCATGAGAAATATAAAGCAAAACTTAGTTTGGGCGCTTGGATATAACACGCTAGGGATTCCTATTGCTGCGATCGGCTTATTGGCACCGTGGGTTGCCGGCGGAGCGATGGCATTGAGCTCGGTTTCCGTTGTCCTCAATGCGCTCCGTTTGCAACGTGTGAAAGTGCGACACTAA
- a CDS encoding NAD(P)/FAD-dependent oxidoreductase, translating to MYDKIITNSDVAIIGGGPSGMFAAFYGGMRQMSVTLIESMPQLGGQLAALYPEKYIYDVAGFPKVKAQELVDNLKKQMELFRTDVRLEEKVLTVRKLGERSFEIITDRAVHQSQAIIITAGVGAFEPRRLELPEATRFENSNLHYFVSDLERFRGKKVLISGGGDSALDWSLMLEPIAERVTLVHRRDKFRAHEHSVEMLMQSKVNVVVPTEVTALHGEERIERVELTDVKTHATTLVDVDEVIVNFGFVSSLGPIREWGLVVEGGSLVVDTKMETNIPGIFAAGDISTYPGKLKLIAVGFGEAPTAVNNAKVYIDPEAKLSPGHSSNMKL from the coding sequence ATGTACGACAAGATCATCACGAACTCGGACGTAGCCATTATCGGCGGCGGTCCTTCCGGCATGTTCGCCGCTTTCTACGGCGGCATGAGACAGATGTCGGTTACGCTAATAGAAAGCATGCCGCAGCTAGGCGGCCAACTCGCCGCTTTGTATCCGGAGAAGTACATCTATGACGTGGCCGGCTTCCCTAAAGTGAAAGCCCAGGAGCTCGTCGACAATTTAAAGAAGCAGATGGAGCTGTTCCGAACCGACGTCAGACTTGAGGAGAAGGTGCTTACTGTACGCAAGCTTGGCGAACGATCGTTTGAGATCATCACAGATCGCGCTGTTCACCAATCGCAAGCCATCATCATAACTGCAGGTGTCGGAGCCTTTGAGCCTCGCAGGCTAGAGCTGCCGGAAGCGACGCGCTTCGAGAATTCAAATCTTCATTACTTTGTCAGCGATCTGGAGCGATTCCGCGGTAAGAAAGTGCTCATTAGCGGAGGCGGTGATTCCGCGCTGGATTGGTCGCTGATGCTAGAGCCGATCGCGGAGCGGGTGACGCTCGTTCATCGCCGCGATAAATTCCGGGCTCATGAGCATAGCGTCGAGATGCTGATGCAATCCAAAGTCAACGTCGTCGTGCCGACCGAGGTTACGGCGCTTCACGGAGAGGAACGCATCGAGCGGGTTGAGCTGACCGACGTGAAGACCCATGCGACGACGCTGGTCGATGTCGACGAGGTTATCGTCAATTTCGGTTTCGTCAGCTCCCTGGGACCGATCAGAGAGTGGGGACTTGTCGTCGAAGGCGGTTCACTCGTTGTCGATACGAAGATGGAGACGAACATTCCGGGCATCTTCGCGGCCGGAGATATCTCAACTTATCCGGGCAAGCTGAAGCTGATCGCCGTCGGCTTTGGAGAAGCACCGACCGCCGTCAACAACGCGAAAGTCTACATCGATCCGGAAGCCAAGCTGTCACCCGGACATAGCAGCAACATGAAACTGTAA
- a CDS encoding copper ion binding protein: MNNITLQVKGMSCQHCVNSIEGALKEIGAKGKVDLKNNSVDVSFDENQITIELIKETIEDQGYDTV; encoded by the coding sequence ATGAATAACATTACACTTCAAGTTAAAGGCATGAGCTGCCAGCATTGTGTCAATTCCATTGAAGGTGCACTTAAAGAAATTGGGGCCAAAGGAAAAGTTGATCTTAAGAACAACTCGGTGGATGTGTCGTTCGATGAAAATCAAATAACAATTGAGCTTATTAAGGAAACCATAGAAGATCAGGGATACGACACGGTGTAA
- a CDS encoding phytanoyl-CoA dioxygenase family protein, giving the protein MERIKVTQEDKQAFDRDGYWISPKLLTDEEIARLRAAHERVWMRDFDREGLPLFHSYAPYTHDLPHLRKVDNAWLINDTVREIVTSPALGEMAADLLDEDSIRLWHDQVIYKPGLNGKVSRIGNVGWHQDYGYWESSNTTNMVTVWIALQDTDLTNGGMMTILGSHKWGVIKDSNTFFEPNLDLLRDKFATENREWVEEPCIMKAGQASFHHALTFHGSGPNLTADPRLSIVAHLMPGNTAYHESEQRHPNVQLLGPHPYNGQKFDNEFFPLLFSRS; this is encoded by the coding sequence ATGGAACGCATAAAAGTTACGCAAGAAGATAAACAAGCATTTGACAGAGACGGGTATTGGATCAGCCCGAAGCTGCTTACAGACGAAGAGATCGCCCGGCTCCGCGCAGCGCATGAGCGCGTATGGATGCGTGATTTTGATCGAGAAGGATTGCCTTTGTTCCACAGTTATGCGCCTTACACCCACGACTTGCCCCATCTGCGCAAGGTTGACAACGCCTGGTTGATTAACGATACCGTTCGAGAGATTGTGACCAGCCCGGCATTAGGTGAAATGGCGGCAGACTTATTAGATGAAGATTCCATCCGGCTTTGGCATGACCAAGTCATATATAAGCCCGGTCTTAACGGAAAAGTGTCGCGTATCGGAAATGTGGGATGGCATCAGGATTACGGCTACTGGGAGAGCTCAAACACGACAAATATGGTGACCGTGTGGATTGCGCTCCAGGATACGGATTTGACGAATGGAGGAATGATGACGATCCTCGGTTCGCACAAGTGGGGAGTAATCAAAGACAGCAATACGTTCTTCGAGCCAAATCTGGATTTACTGCGCGATAAATTCGCGACGGAGAACAGGGAGTGGGTCGAGGAGCCTTGCATCATGAAAGCCGGTCAAGCAAGCTTCCATCACGCGCTTACGTTTCATGGCAGCGGACCGAATCTTACGGCTGATCCGCGGCTCTCGATCGTAGCTCACCTCATGCCGGGAAATACGGCTTACCATGAAAGCGAACAGCGGCATCCCAACGTACAGCTGCTTGGACCCCATCCGTATAACGGACAGAAATTCGACAACGAGTTTTTCCCGCTCTTATTCTCAAGATCGTAA
- a CDS encoding RicAFT regulatory complex protein RicA family protein, which translates to MSATKPINAHSHDYDHENCHHNEEDVIPRFDNRVIFVREDILARTRELAHLITTTEEVSLYQKSEELVQGHEKIQGLIAKIKKKQKELVAFQNAFKNKAMVDKIEQEISVLQDELDEIPVVQQFQQSQTDVNYLLQLIVSFIRDVVAEKLDLEAAVKAEAPEKCD; encoded by the coding sequence ATGTCTGCAACGAAGCCTATCAACGCGCATTCGCACGACTATGATCATGAGAATTGCCATCACAACGAAGAAGATGTCATCCCCCGTTTCGACAATCGGGTAATTTTCGTTCGGGAGGACATTCTGGCTCGCACCCGCGAGCTCGCTCATCTGATCACGACGACGGAAGAGGTGTCTCTTTATCAGAAGTCCGAAGAGCTGGTTCAGGGACATGAGAAGATCCAAGGTCTGATCGCTAAGATCAAGAAGAAGCAGAAGGAACTCGTCGCCTTCCAGAATGCGTTCAAGAACAAAGCCATGGTGGACAAAATCGAGCAAGAAATCTCGGTTCTGCAAGACGAGCTCGACGAGATACCGGTCGTCCAACAGTTCCAGCAGAGCCAGACCGACGTGAATTATTTGCTGCAATTGATCGTGTCCTTCATTCGCGATGTGGTAGCCGAGAAGCTGGATCTGGAGGCTGCGGTGAAGGCAGAAGCGCCGGAGAAATGCGATTGA
- a CDS encoding heavy-metal-associated domain-containing protein, whose protein sequence is MKEATVQVQGMTCRSCIPRIEGAINAIGAEGHVNFEQGTVDVRFDEEKVQISEIEEVIRKKGYNVVE, encoded by the coding sequence ATGAAAGAGGCAACCGTTCAAGTACAAGGCATGACTTGCCGTTCTTGTATTCCTAGAATTGAAGGTGCGATCAATGCGATCGGAGCTGAAGGCCACGTGAATTTTGAGCAGGGCACTGTAGATGTTCGGTTTGATGAAGAAAAAGTTCAGATTTCCGAAATTGAGGAAGTCATCCGGAAAAAGGGATATAACGTTGTGGAGTGA
- a CDS encoding glutaredoxin family protein yields MEETVKIYTIPTCSDCSYAKRYFKENEIPYTDFNCAEDPKYPEEVWNLTGKQIVPTIVIGDKVFIGFAENLSEISGLLNKA; encoded by the coding sequence ATGGAAGAAACAGTTAAAATCTATACGATCCCGACCTGTAGTGACTGTAGTTATGCCAAACGATATTTCAAAGAGAATGAGATTCCCTATACAGACTTTAACTGCGCGGAAGATCCAAAGTATCCAGAAGAAGTCTGGAACTTGACTGGAAAACAAATCGTGCCGACGATTGTGATTGGCGATAAGGTGTTCATCGGCTTTGCGGAGAATCTCAGTGAAATAAGCGGATTGTTGAATAAAGCGTAA
- a CDS encoding ABC transporter ATP-binding protein, giving the protein MSSLKAYISFVKPYWHLVLITVLIGIIKFGIPLTLPLVLKYVVDSLLLGSLTHNDKVVQLSFIIGGAFVLYVIIRYPIEYYRQYFAQLITNRTLFDIRNRLYDHMHKLSLRYYENHKVGEIISRMINDVEQTKSLVETGMMNIWLDIITLSIVLGIMSYMDSSLTLIAIAILPLYVVAVKVLYRRMSALTKARSQSLAEMQGYLHERVNGIPFIKSFTLEQHEKGQFSRKNEQLLEQSLAHTRWNALTHGIINTLTDISPLLVIAYGGYQVIQGNLSVGSLVAFFAFLDRLYNPLRRLVNSSTELTQASASLERVLEFLREPYDISDAPDAKPVNALKGRIQFHGVWFKYGDDADWVLKDIQLDISPGETVAIVGMSGGGKSSIISLIPRFYDIQKGAIYIDNQNIRKIALKSLRSQIGIVLQDNILFSGTIRENILFGRPEATDEEVIEAAKAANAHDFILQLRHGYNTEIGERGVKLSGGQKQRIAIARVFLKDPGMIILDEATSALDLESEHLVQESLEKLVKNRTTIIIAHRLSTITHADRIILIEHGEIMEQGTHTELIKANGPYARLNHIQKVRDAV; this is encoded by the coding sequence TTGTCGAGTCTTAAAGCGTATATTTCATTTGTAAAGCCGTATTGGCACCTTGTATTAATCACGGTCTTAATCGGGATCATCAAATTCGGCATCCCGTTAACATTGCCTTTAGTCTTAAAATATGTAGTAGATTCGTTGTTGTTAGGTTCGCTTACGCATAACGATAAGGTTGTACAGCTTAGTTTCATCATCGGCGGAGCATTCGTGCTATATGTAATCATTCGGTATCCGATTGAATATTATCGCCAATACTTTGCTCAACTCATTACGAACCGGACATTATTTGATATTCGAAACCGGTTATACGACCATATGCACAAACTTTCCTTGCGATATTATGAAAATCATAAAGTGGGAGAAATTATTTCCCGAATGATTAATGATGTAGAACAAACGAAAAGTTTGGTGGAAACGGGTATGATGAATATTTGGCTGGACATTATTACTCTATCCATTGTATTGGGAATCATGAGCTATATGGATTCTTCACTTACGCTTATCGCTATTGCGATTCTCCCTCTATATGTAGTTGCAGTTAAAGTATTGTACAGAAGAATGAGTGCCTTGACCAAAGCAAGATCCCAGTCGCTTGCGGAAATGCAAGGGTACTTACATGAACGGGTAAACGGCATACCGTTTATTAAGAGCTTTACATTGGAGCAGCATGAAAAGGGACAATTCAGCCGCAAAAATGAGCAACTCCTAGAGCAGTCATTGGCTCATACCCGTTGGAATGCACTGACACATGGAATCATAAATACGTTAACAGATATTTCCCCGTTACTGGTCATCGCCTATGGTGGATACCAAGTCATTCAAGGAAACCTCTCGGTAGGATCCCTTGTTGCGTTTTTTGCGTTTCTGGATCGATTGTATAATCCTCTGCGCCGCCTTGTGAACTCGTCGACAGAATTAACCCAAGCAAGCGCATCGCTGGAGCGTGTACTTGAGTTTTTGCGCGAACCCTATGATATATCGGATGCTCCTGATGCTAAACCCGTGAACGCCTTGAAAGGCAGGATCCAGTTTCACGGGGTTTGGTTCAAATATGGGGATGACGCGGATTGGGTATTAAAAGATATTCAATTAGACATATCACCCGGGGAAACGGTAGCGATTGTTGGCATGAGCGGTGGGGGGAAATCCTCTATCATCAGTCTAATCCCGCGGTTTTACGATATACAAAAGGGCGCCATCTATATTGATAATCAAAATATTAGAAAAATAGCGTTAAAAAGCTTACGAAGCCAAATTGGGATTGTGCTTCAGGACAATATTTTATTCAGCGGAACGATTCGTGAAAACATTTTATTTGGCAGACCTGAAGCGACTGACGAGGAAGTTATCGAGGCGGCAAAAGCGGCAAATGCTCATGATTTTATTTTGCAATTGCGGCATGGCTACAATACGGAAATAGGGGAGAGAGGCGTCAAGCTTTCCGGAGGACAAAAGCAACGAATTGCCATCGCACGCGTCTTTCTCAAAGATCCCGGTATGATCATTTTGGATGAAGCAACTTCCGCACTTGATTTGGAATCGGAACATTTGGTTCAAGAATCGCTTGAAAAATTGGTCAAAAATCGAACAACGATCATCATTGCGCATCGTCTTTCAACGATTACTCATGCAGATCGGATCATTCTAATTGAACACGGCGAAATTATGGAGCAGGGTACGCATACAGAATTAATAAAGGCCAACGGTCCTTATGCACGATTAAATCATATTCAAAAAGTGAGAGACGCTGTTTAG
- a CDS encoding metal-sensitive transcriptional regulator, which translates to MNTEESMKSFPENQESNYLTPKDRLSIQMRLNRIEGQVRGVQRQMERDEYCDQIFNQVEAIHSALNAVGILLMSNYLKTYAASAEQKNSDSIAQEMLKTLSILMNRKDEER; encoded by the coding sequence ATGAATACGGAGGAATCAATGAAATCATTTCCTGAAAATCAAGAATCTAATTACCTGACTCCGAAGGATCGGCTCTCCATCCAGATGAGATTGAATCGAATTGAAGGTCAGGTTCGCGGAGTACAGAGGCAAATGGAAAGGGATGAATATTGTGATCAAATCTTTAACCAGGTCGAGGCTATCCATTCCGCTTTGAACGCAGTCGGTATATTGCTCATGTCAAATTATTTGAAGACATACGCGGCAAGCGCCGAACAAAAGAATAGCGATTCCATCGCACAGGAAATGCTAAAAACACTATCTATTTTGATGAATCGAAAGGATGAGGAAAGATGA